From the genome of Candidozyma auris chromosome 2, complete sequence, one region includes:
- the KCS1 gene encoding inositol polyphosphate kinase KCS1 — MDHMNSHFPSCELVKDRPVEQRVDDNDSDSDGDTAPVAGRKAARSLMLFRGDAHTNNLEALIDDHHKKDATGSANDSESTPQSFSTASQGNTSSAKDNSASCLRDSPNLEPISSATYIPHHPVKLREGSSIHSSSHSPDTNLQHLMADVEFDRDSDGDITRIKKRTPERLSRRRSTKVNFVGVPSDSERSKQSGLETGLEALDLEARKAHDQSSIGFNEDAEGDATTTASLHSTEAYPLTVELRPFRNKVGGHTAIFRFSKRAVCKALMNRENVWYEAVEKRHPELLKFLPKYIGVLNVRYSSIVLEDPNSPQLHTVNEATDGGKLNTGDYRDDSTKLHLQRSDNRHLSQNGEKSIRRNRLSEDGPPPEVSLDDNLHIIPDLLRKHYSSSAPSISEDISCSIEGHSEVFPSTPPDKIGHEASIGSTSVNQDLQAQIIQEVFVPPGSKSDDIFEMDHDDIGFNTVPAQPNPSTHDNNFSNTDGDVDHGEHVKHIMRKHTRFERFILLEDLTADMQKPCALDLKMGTRQYGLEATDAKEASQRKKCASTTSRQLGVRVCGLQVWDKSKQRYFMRDKYFGRKLRSGEPFAKTLAKFLYDGLTAYSIICKIPHIIEQLEALIEIFGKLVGYRMYGSSVLLMYDGAADSDKTEVRTNIIDFAQSVLGDERAIHSYRKPPQHPHKPDMGYLRGLNSIKRYLKIVFKIITGEVYDTVSEHIDEFLIVNRERFTRPYDWVEEFVDPSESTDYGDPFNVSYNDDNDDAEVSD, encoded by the coding sequence ATGGACCACATGAACAGCCACTTCCCGCTGTGTGAACTTGTCAAAGATAGGCCTGTCGAGCAGAGAGTGGATGACAATGACTCCGACTCCGATGGAGACACGGCCCCAGTTGCTGGCAGAAAAGCGGCTCGCTCGTTGATGTTATTTAGAGGCGATGCTCacaccaacaacttggaggCCCTCATTGATGATCATCACAAGAAGGATGCCACGGGTTCAGCGAATGACTCGGAGTCCACTCCTCAGAGCTTCTCCACTGCCTCTCAAGGCAACACATCTTCCGCTAAAGACAACTCAGCGCTGTGTCTACGAGATTCTCCCAATTTGGAGCCCATTTCCTCGGCTACTTACATCCCACATCATCCAGTGAAGCTCAGGGAGGGTTCCTCCATTCATTCATCTCTGCATAGCCCAGATACAAATCTTCAGCATCTCATGGCCGATGTTGAATTCGACAGAGATAGCGATGGCGACATTACCAGAATCAAGAAACGTACACCTGAGCGTCTTCTGAGGCGGCGATCTACTAAGGTCAACTTTGTCGGCGTGCCAAGTGACTCCGAAAGGTCCAAGCAATCTGGTCTCGAAACAGGTCTAGAAGCTTTGGATCTTGAAGCTCGGAAGGCACATGATCAGAGTTCAATCGGGTTCAACGAGGATGCTGAAGGCGATGCCACCACCACTGCATCTCTACATTCTACTGAGGCATATCCGTTAACCGTTGAGCTACGGCCATTTCGTAACAAGGTCGGTGGTCACACTGCGATCTTTCGCTTCAGCAAACGTGCAGTTTGTAAGGCACTTATGAATCGTGAGAACGTCTGGTACGAGGCCGTCGAAAAGAGACATCCAGAACTTCTCAagtttcttccaaaatacATCGGGGTCTTGAATGTGCGCTACTCTAGTATTGTACTCGAGGATCCCAACTCACCGCAGTTGCATACTGTCAACGAGGCTACTGACGGAGGTAAACTAAATACGGGTGATTATCGTGACGATTCAACGAAACTACATTTACAGAGGTCAGATAACAGGCACCTTTCACAAAATGGAGAAAAATCTATTAGGAGGAATCGTCTAAGTGAAGACGGGCCACCACCAGAGGTCTCTTTAGATGATAATCTTCATATCATTCCCGACCTTTTACGTAAGCATTATTCTAGCAGTGCTCCCAGCATAAGCGAGGATATCTCTTGCTCCATAGAGGGGCATCTGGAAGTCTTCCCCTCCACTCCTCCTGATAAAATCGGACACGAGGCTAGCATTGGCTCAACTTCCGTCAACCAAGATTTGCAGGCTCAAATCATACAAGAGGTATTTGTGCCTCCCGGATCAAAATCTGACGATATTTTTGAGATGGATCACGATGACATCGGGTTTAACACCGTACCGGCACAGCCTAATCCTCTGACTCATGACAACAACTTCAGCAATACAGACGGGGATGTGGACCACGGTGAGCATGTTAAGCATATTATGCGTAAGCATACAAGATTTGAGCGCTTCATATTGCTCGAAGATTTGACAGCAGACATGCAAAAGCCATGCGCTCTTGATTTAAAAATGGGTACCCGACAGTACGGGCTCGAGGCAACAGATGCCAAGGAGGCATCACAGCGCAAAAAATGTGCAAGTACAACGTCTCGTCAGCTCGGTGTAAGAGTATGCGGTTTGCAAGTTTGGGATAAGAGCAAGCAAAGATACTTTATGCGTGACAAatattttggaagaaagcTTCGCTCTGGTGAACCATTTGCCAAAACGTTAGCGAAATTTCTCTACGATGGGTTGACAGCGTATTCCATAATTTGCAAAATCCCTCATATTATCGAGCAGCTAGAGGCTTTGATCGAGATTTTCGGCAAACTTGTCGGCTACAGAATGTACGGCCTGTCTGTTCTTTTAATGTATGACGGGGCAGCTGATTCTGACAAGACGGAAGTCAGAACTAATATCATCGACTTCGCCCAAAGTGTTCTCGGGGATGAAAGAGCAATACATAGCTACAGAAAACCTCCGCAGCATCCTCATAAACCAGATATGGGGTATCTTCGTGGGCTTAATCTGATCAAAAGATACCTCAAGATAGTCTTTAAGATCATAACAGGAGAAGTGTACGATACAGTGTCAGAGCACATTGATGAGTTTCTAATTGTGAATCGGGAGAGATTCACGAGGCCGTACGATTGGGTTGAAGAGTTTGTTGATCCACTGGAATCCACTGACTACGGTGACCCATTCAACGTTAGTTACAACGATGATAATGATGATGCGGAAGTTTCCGATTAA
- the SER2 gene encoding phosphoserine phosphatase, with product MTDTYSLTFIAHDSTLTSEQRQQIQDFVTSLKNLQILGKEELSKDRVIDFQVTTSTPDIVKNTIRSQIEQHDLAYDVYLQKTFERKKKKLFIFDMDSTLIYQEVIELIAAYAQIEDKVAEITERAMNGEIDFTESLRERVLLLKGIDATTLWDELKLKLRITNGARELCKALKSLGIVMGVCSGGFLPLASFVKEQLGLDYAYANNLGVDKTNKLDGTTFGPIVNGEMKAQLLLEIAQKHGIDPQTAVAVGDGANDLKMMSVAGFGIAWNAKPKVQLEAPCCLNTNSLKDILYIMGFNDEAIKRLIE from the coding sequence ATGACGGATACCTATTCCTTAACTTTTATTGCACATGATTCTACTTTGACCAGTGAGCAGCGTCAGCAAATTCAAGACTTCGTGACAtctctcaaaaacttgCAAATTCTTGGAAAAGAGGAGCTCTCAAAAGACAGAGTCATTGACTTTCAGGTCACAACCTCAACGCCTGATATTGTTAAAAACACGATCAGGTCTCAAATTGAACAACATGACCTAGCTTATGATGTGTATTTGCAGAAAACCTtcgaaagaaaaaaaaaaaagttgttTATCTTTGACATGGATTCAACGTTGATTTACCAAGAAGTTATTGAATTGATAGCGGCATACGCTCAGATCGAAGACAAGGTTGCGGAAATCACAGAGAGAGCCATGAACGGTGAGATTGATTTTACTGAGTCGTTGCGTGAGCGTGTTCTCCTATTGAAAGGCATCGATGCTACCACGTTGTGGGATGAGTTGAAGCTCAAATTGCGGATCACAAACGGCGCTCGCGAACTTTGCAAAGCCTTGAAGTCCTTGGGAATAGTCATGGGAGTGTGCTCCGGAGGATTTCTCCCATTAGCTTCATTTGTCAAAGAACAACTCGGTTTAGACTACGCATACGCCAACAACCTCGGTGTTGACAAAACAAATAAGCTTGATGGGACAACTTTCGGGCCCATCGTCAATGGTGAGATGAAAGCTCAGTTGTTGCTCGAGATTGCACAAAAGCATGGTATCGATCCACAAACTGCTGTTGccgttggtgatggagcAAATGACTTGAAAATGATGAGCGTTGCAGGGTTTGGTATTGCATGGAACGCTAAGCCTAAAGTCCAATTGGAAGCTCCATGCTGCCTCAACACCAATTCATTAAAAGATATATTATACATCATGGGTTTCAATGACGAAGCCATCAAAAGACTCATAGAGTAA
- the LHS1 gene encoding Hsp70 family chaperone LHS1, which yields MKLIAVLCLLWSSLSLAAIVGIDLGHQYTKAIMVAPGLSFDIVATDEGKRKDLNAISLRPHVEKGELIDADRVFGSKIGSLCSRFPESCAANIKALLGKSIDDKTVNEYLERHHGVKLAANKVRNNSVSLKLGDAASSFEFPVEELMAMTLNELKDRVISELKNHPQAKAIAEDVAVSIAPYASQAVRNAYLDAVQLANYSTVLGLVDEGTAVARGYIASRKVADEDLNNQTVHHVIYDSGAGSTTATLFSYTLFENHTIALDIQSVGYDDSFGGELLTKSVYDLLFTRYLEEFKLPKKHSLSPKLASRLTEAAEKAKIILSANTEYKVHLENFPDDRDFKTVITREEFENANADIKKRVADPIIEALKNSPSGPKSVDDIKSVILNGGSTRVPFVQRALSDFLGTEDKLAKTVNADEACALGTTVRGYELKMITSNPYNILLTDRIFSDFELSVDGAPYEPIFPRGSPASSTVKKSLGPVSKKTKSVGLLENGKLFKTYSLENTLSKAKTLNCKLPEVFGVFEVDQNKIFSLSSLTVECSKVEEEETTTSEDPTEETSSRGANATTPKKSKSPVKVSLIVPDAKFSTLHPLSKNERRTSADRLAQLKKKDHEKVKFAETKNLAESVCYDLRSYLEDHHDDLRSELGIDRVEKFETIIGETLEWLDYESDQATVEQLKEKYEEVSEYKKEAENAVNMLTADLSLETIKKLHEEGKEISTMVETYLLEYESQLKEVRSRYEKAGFDFDVEDDKIMKKLYGSGTSEGTKLDAHYKEFKEALKALSNTLGLSKSAFNKKNKKELFDEVEKVKGLIMKMIEDVLPLQSNHEKRLEYLLSKLDTKTKQKEQKEAKKKAKEAEASKKAAETTESETSVTEASSETATTDVESQQVDSSEATKEVHDEL from the coding sequence ATGAAGTTGATTGCCGTCCTCTGTCTTTTATGGAGCTCGCTCTCGCTTGCTGCAATCGTGGGCATCGATCTTGGCCACCAGTACACAAAGGCCATAATGGTGGCCCCGGGCTTGTCCTTTGACATTGTGGCCACCGACGaagggaagagaaaagattTGAATGCCATTTCGTTGAGGCCGCACGTGGAAAAGGGCGAGTTGATTGACGCAGACAGAGTGTTTGGCTCAAAGATTGGCTCCCTTTGCTCGAGGTTTCCGGAATCCTGTGCTGCCAATATCAAGGCTCTTTTGGGTAAGTCAATCGACGACAAGACAGTAAATGAGTATCTTGAACGTCATCACGGTGTGAAGTTGGCTGCTAATAAGGTGAGAAACAACAGTGTCAGCTTGAAGTTGGGTGATGCTGCGAGCTCGTTTGAGTTCCCTGTGGAGGAGCTCATGGCCATGACTCTAAACGAATTGAAGGATAGAGTGATTTCGGAATTGAAAAACCATCCACAAGCTAAGGCAATTGCCGAGGACGTTGCTGTTTCCATCGCTCCTTACGCTTCTCAGGCGGTTAGAAATGCCTACTTGGATGCTGTCCAGTTGGCCAACTACTCCACTGTGTTGGGTCTCGTTGACGAGGGCACGGCAGTGGCCAGAGGCTACATCGCCAGCAGAAAAGTTGCTGATGAGGATCTTAACAACCAGACAGTGCACCACGTCATCTATGACTCTGGTGCAGGGTCTACTACTGCCACGTTGTTCTCTTATACCTTGTTTGAAAACCATACCATCGCCTTGGACATCCAAAGCGTTGGTTATGATGACTCCTTTGGTGGTGAATTGTTGACAAAGTCTGTCTACGATCTTTTGTTCACGAGATATTTGGAGGAGTTCaagttgccaaagaagcattCCTTGTCACCAAAGTTAGCTTCCAGACTTACCgaagcagcagagaaagcaaaaatCATTTTGTCTGCTAACACAGAATACAAAGTTCACTTAGAAAACTTTCCAGATGACAGGGACTTCAAGACTGTCATcaccagagaagaatttgagaaTGCTAATgctgacatcaagaagagagtcGCTGACCCCATTATTGAGGCATTGAAGAATAGTCCCTCTGGTCCTAAATCAGTAGACGACATCAAGTCAGTAATCTTGAATGGTGGTTCTACAAGAGTACCTTTTGTTCAAAGAGCATTATCCGATTTCTTGGGTACTGAAGATAAGCTCGCCAAAACTGTGAATGCAGATGAGGCTTGTGCTTTGGGAACAACCGTAAGAGGTTAcgagttgaagatgattaCGTCAAATCCGTATAATATTTTGTTGACTGACAGAATCTTCAGTGATTTCGAATTGTCTGTTGATGGTGCACCTTATGAGCCTATCTTCCCAAGAGGATCTCCAGCTTCATCTACCGTTAAGAAGTCATTGGGTCCAGTGAGCAAGAAGACTAAGTCTGTTGGCCTTCTTGAAAACGGAAAACTCTTCAAGACATACTCTCTCGAAAACACTTTGAGCAAGGCAAAGACTCTCAACTGCAAGTTGCCTGAGGTATTCGGTGTTTTCGAAGTTGATCAGAACAAGATtttttccttgagctctCTTACAGTTGAATGCCTGAAAGtggaagaggaagagacTACGACTTCAGAGGACCCCACAGAAGAAACTTCATCTAGAGGCGCCAATGCTACTACTCCTAAGAAATCAAAGTCACCAGTCAAAGTGTCTCTCATAGTTCCAGATGCCAAATTCTCTACACTTCATCCCCTTTCCAAGAATGAGCGCAGAACAAGCGCAGACAGATTGGcccaattgaagaaaaaggacCACGAAAAGGTTAAGTTCGCCGAGACAAAGAACTTGGCAGAGAGTGTGTGTTACGACTTACGCTCATACTTGGAGGATCATCACGATGACCTTCGTAGTGAATTGGGTATTGACAGGGTTGAGAAATTTGAGACAATCATCGGTGAAACCCTCGAATGGTTAGACTACGAGAGTGATCAGGCAACTGTGGAACAGCTCAAGGAAAAATACGAAGAGGTGTCTGAGTACAAGAAAGAGGCAGAGAATGCCGTCAACATGCTCACAGCCGATTTGTCTCTTGAGacaataaaaaaattgcatGAGGAAGGTAAGGAAATATCTACGATGGTAGAAACCTACTTGCTTGAGTATGAGAGCCAACTTAAGGAGGTTAGAAGTAGGTACGAAAAGGCTGGATTCGACTTtgacgttgaagatgacaagattatgaagaagctttatGGAAGTGGAACCAGTGAGGGCACGAAGTTGGATGCTCATTACAAAGAATTCAAAGAGGCTTTGAAAGCTCTCTCCAATACCTTGGGCTTGTCAAAGAGTgcattcaacaagaaaaatAAGAAGGAATtatttgatgaagttgagaaggtgaagggCTTGATAATGAAAATGATTGAGGATGTCTTACCGCTCCAACTGAACCACGAGAAGCGTTTAGAATATTTATTGTCTAAGCTCGATACGAAGACAAAGcagaaagagcaaaaggaagcgaagaagaaggccaaggagGCCGAGGCCTCCAAAAAGGCAGCTGAAACCACGGAATCTGAAACCTCCGTGACTGAGGCTTCTTCTGAGACCGCAACTACAGATGTGGAGTCCCAACAAGTCGATCTGTCTGAGGCGACTAAGGAAGTGCACGATGAATTGTAA
- the RPS24 gene encoding 40S ribosomal protein eS24, whose translation MSDAVTIRTRKVITNPLLSRRQFVIDVLHPNRPNVSKDELREKLSELYKADKDAISVFGFRTHFGGGKSTGFGLIYQSVADAKRFEPTYRLVRYGLAEKVEKTSRQQRKQKKNREKKVFGTLTTHAKKLAKRNAD comes from the exons ATG AGTGACGCTGTTACTATCAGAACCAGAAAGGTCATCACCAACCCATTGTTGTCCAGAAGACAGTTCGTCATTGACgttttgcacccaaacAGACCAAACGTGTCCAAGGATGAGTTGAGAGAGAAGTTGTCTGAGCTTTACAAGGCTGACAAAGATGCTATCTCCGTGTTCGGTTTCAGAACTCACTTCGGTGGTGGAAAGTCCACCGGTTTCGGTTTGATCTACCAGTCTGTCGCTGATGCCAAGAGATTCGAGCCAACTTACAGATTGGTGAGATACGGCTTGGCTGAGAAGGTTGAGAAGACCTCTAGacagcagagaaagcagaagaagaacagagagaagaaggtgttcGGTACCTTGACCACTCAcgccaagaagttggccaagagaAACGCCGATTAA
- the ALD5 gene encoding aldehyde dehydrogenase (NAD(P)(+)), with product MLIRHSLKQTYRNGAGACLAAARHYSSLPLTVPIKLPNGTSYEQPTGLFINNEFVHPVQKKSFEVISPATEEEITHVYEAREEDVDNAVKAAQAAFEGGWSGSDPSVRATALHKMADLIDQNAETFAHIESLDNGKSLQNARGDVALCASIFRSTAGWADKILGSVIESGDSHFNYTRREPLGVCGQIIPWNFPLLMFTWKVAPALATNNTVVLKTSETTPLSALYFCKLIQEENVLPPGVLNVVNGFGKITGNAITDHPGIRKVAFTGSTATGKAIMAKCANTLKKVTLELGGKSPHIIFNDANIENSIKNVIAGIFYNSGEVCCAGSRLYIQEGIYDEFVTKFVAAAEAVKVGNPFDEDTLQGAQNSWNQMDKILKYIESGKAEGAKLLYGGERTEGKGFFIKPTIFGDVTEKMKIVTEEIFGPVITVHKFKTIDDAVRLANDTEYGLAAGIQSENVHTCHDVARRLKAGTVWVNTYNDFHPMVPFGGFGSSGMGREMGKEVLDNYTQTKAVRMKVLA from the coding sequence ATGTTGATCAGACACTCTCTCAAGCAAACATACAGAAACGGTGCTGGCGCCTGCCTCGCTGCAGCTAGACACTACTCAAGCTTGCCCTTGACGGTGCCCATCAAGTTGCCCAACGGCACTTCATACGAGCAGCCCACCGGTTTGTTTATTAACAACGAGTTTGTTCACCCCGTGCAGAAGAAGTCGTTTGAGGTGATTTCTCCAGCTACTGAAGAGGAGATCACCCACGTCTACGAAGCCAGAGAAGAGGATGTGGACAATGCCGTCAAAGCTGCCCAGGCTGCTTTCGAAGGTGGCTGGTCTGGCTCTGACCCTTCGGTAAGAGCCACAGCGTTGCACAAGATGGCTGACTTGATTGATCAGAACGCGGAGACCTTCGCTCACATTGAGTCTTTGGACAACGGTAAGTCCCTCCAGAACGCGAGAGGCGACGTTGCCCTTTGTGCATCTATCTTCAGATCCACTGCTGGTTGGGCCGACAAGATCTTGGGTTCTGTCATTGAGTCTGGCGACAGCCACTTCAACTACACCAGAAGAGAGCCTCTTGGTGTGTGTGGTCAGATCATCCCATGGAACTTCCCATTGTTGATGTTCACTTGGAAAGTTGCTCCTGCGCTtgccaccaacaacactGTCGTGTTGAAGACCTCCGAAACTACCCCCTTGTCCGCTTTGTACTTCTGTAAATTGATCCAAGAGGAGAACGTTCTTCCACCTGGTGTGTTGAATGTTGTGAATGGTTTCGGAAAGATAACTGGTAACGCTATCACTGACCACCCTGGCATTAGAAAGGTCGCCTTCACTGGTTCCACTGCCACTGGTAAAGCTATCATGGCCAAGTGTGCCAatactttgaagaaggttaCGTTGGAGTTGGGTGGAAAATCTCCTCACATCATCTTTAACGATGCTAACATCGAGAACTCTATTAAGAACGTGATTGCTGGTATTTTCTACAACTCTGGTGAGGTCTGCTGCGCTGGCTCGCGTTTGTACATCCAAGAGGGCATCTACGATGAATTTGTGACCAAGtttgttgctgctgctgaggcgGTCAAGGTTGGAAACCCATTTGACGAGGACACATTGCAAGGTGCTCAGAACTCTTGGAACCAGATGGacaagattttgaagtACATCGAGTCTGGTAAGGCCGAGGGTGCCAAGTTGTTGTACGGTGGCGAGAGAACTGAAGGAAAGGGTTTCTTCATTAAGCCAACCATCTTTGGTGATGTTACcgaaaagatgaagattgTGACTGAGGAGATCTTTGGTCCAGTCATCACGGTCCACAAGTTTAAGACTATCGACGACGCTGTCCGCTTGGCTAACGACACCGAGTACGGCTTGGCTGCTGGTATCCAGTCAGAGAACGTGCACACTTGTCACGACGTTGCCAGAAGACTCAAGGCTGGTACTGTTTGGGTCAATACTTACAACGATTTCCACCCAATGGTTCCATTTGGAGGTTTCGGCTCCTCCGGTATGGGCAGAGAGATGGGTAAGGAAGTGTTGGACAACTACACCCAGACTAAGGCCGTCAGAATGAAGGTCCTCGCTTAA
- the PDR17 gene encoding Pdr17p → MPFWKKNGSADELSISQEPDTASLSSKATSVSSSVPKKGLVKRHTPFDAPVNPIKPPVFDLTDDQLAKYNDVLEYFEEYIKENIPVSDSSNAETHPILEEEKAWLTKECFLRYLRATKWKVEPTIKRIKDTMVWRRTFGVVTVPGHSDPRKIITPELVEAENVTGKNLIVGYDNDNRPCLYLRNGYQNTSASLRQVQHLVFMLERVIQFMPPGQDGLALLIDFKAAPAHLNLSSKFPSLSISKQVLHILQNHYPERLGRGLFTNIPWIGYTFFKLVGPFIDPYTRSKTIYDQPFENFVPKEQLDKEFNGMLDFEYIHDVYWKEMNQMAERKQALYKSNFRRLGGKIGLSEYDLRRQHEESEA, encoded by the coding sequence ATGCCATTTTGGAAAAAAAACGGACTGGCTGATGAGCTCTCTATCTCTCAGGAGCCAGATACGGCATCGTTGTCATCAAAAGCAACTTCTGTGTCTTCATCTGTGCCTAAGAAAGGTCTTGTCAAGCGCCATACTCCGTTTGATGCTCCGGTAAATCCCATAAAACCACCAGTATTCGACCTTACAGACGATCAACTCGCCAAATATAATGACGTTTTGGAATACTTTGAGGAATACATAAAGGAAAATATTCCTGTTTCGGATTCTTCCAACGCTGAAACACATCCtatacttgaagaagagaaggcgTGGCTTACCAAGGAATGCTTTTTGCGCTACTTGAGAGCCACCAAATGGAAGGTTGAACCAACAATCAAGAGAATAAAGGATACTAtggtttggagaagaactttTGGGGTCGTTACCGTTCCTGGTCATAGTGATCCCAGAAAAATTATCACTCCGGAATTAGTCGAAGCAGAAAACGTCACAGGCAAAAACCTTATAGTCGGTTACGACAACGACAACAGGCCTTGTTTGTATTTGAGAAATGGGTACCAAAACACTTCGGCGTCTCTAAGACAGGTACAACACTTGGTATTTATGTTAGAAAGGGTAATTCAGTTTATGCCACCTGGTCAAGATGGATTGGCGTTGTTGATAGACTTCAAGGCAGCTCCCGCTCACTTGAACCTTTCTTCTAAGTTTCCCTCACTTAGTATTTCAAAGCAAGTCTTACAtattctccaaaatcactATCCCGAAAGATTGGGTCGTGGACTTTTTACAAATATCCCCTGGATTGGATACACATTTTTCAAGTTGGTCGGTCCATTTATTGATCCATATACTCGTCTGAAAACGATTTATGACCAACCCTTTGAGAACTTTGTTCCCAAAGAGCAGCTTGATAAGGAATTCAACGGCATGCTCGACTTCGAATATATTCATGACGTGTATTGGAAAGAGATGAATCAGATGGCGGAAAGAAAACAGGCACTTTACAAGTCCAACTTCAGAAGGCTTGGTGGGAAAATCGGCTTGAGTGAATACGATTTGAGGAGACAACATGAGGAGTCAGAAGCATAG
- a CDS encoding aminodeoxychorismate lyase ABZ2: MSHFEKVIFELEARMSKDEDAYQKYIDSLSFDPYRLEVETFQILSTIRYDSSLTSSIPQSVDEVSKFNFFLFKEHIARLRFTADYFTSALKHEKLVDDLFPYEITEKHILDQLKNALFESQVELYLPLKVRLLLKLDGELKIELHETSLRPDLYDGLENDFPEEDQFDIYVYDTPILPSPFTSFKTTKREAYNDARSKALPGIRPGKEEVILFNTINEVMEGSITNVAFRNDQGMWITPQLTTGCLCGVTRNHLLQKNLIREGDITRSALTLGQEVLLFNGIMGISRGIIKGFIV, translated from the coding sequence ATGTCGCACTTTGAGAAAGTAATCTTTGAACTAGAGGCTCGAATGAGTAAAGACGAAGACGCCTACCAAAAATACATTGACCTGCTCTCCTTTGACCCATACCGACTTGAAGTGGAAACCTTTCAAATCTTGTCAACTATTCGCTATGATCTGAGCCTAACTTCATCTATTCCTCAAAGCGTGGATGAGGTGCTGaagttcaacttcttcttgttcaaggaaCATATAGCAAGACTTCGATTCACTGCTGACTATTTTACATCTGCGCTAAAGCACGAAAAGCTTGTAGATGACTTGTTCCCATACGAGATTACTGAGAAGCAtattcttgatcaactcaaaAACGCACTTTTTGAGTCCCAAGTCGAACTCTACCTACCATTAAAAGTTAGATTACTACTCAAGTTGGACGGCGAATTAAAGATTGAGCTTCATGAAACCTCCTTGAGACCCGACTTATATGATGGACTCGAGAATGATTTTCCAGAGGAGGATCAGTTCGACATATATGTGTATGATACCCCTATTCTACCTTCACCATTCACATCCTTCAAGACGACGAAAAGAGAAGCGTACAATGACGCCAGAAGCAAAGCTCTTCCTGGAATAAGGCCAGGTAAAGAGGAGGTgatcttgttcaacacGATAAATGAAGTTATGGAAGGCTCCATCACAAATGTAGCCTTCCGGAACGATCAAGGCATGTGGATAACACCTCAATTAACAACCGGTTGCTTGTGTGGTGTTACGAGAaatcaccttcttcaaaaaaatctcatCCGTGAGGGAGACATCACGAGAAGTGCTCTCAcccttggccaagaagttctttTATTCAACGGAATAATGGGTATATCTAGGGGTATTATAAAAGGCTTTATTGTCTAG